In Pseudomonadaceae bacterium SI-3, the sequence AGACAAAGCTTAGCTGGCGCCGACATCTAATTAGGCAAAGGAGACCGTTATGTTCGTTCTCGATGAACGCTTGCAGCAGGACTCGGTGACGCTGGGTGATTTTCCGTTATGCAGGTTGCTGTTAATGAATGATGCCAGTTATCCATGGTTCATCCTGGTGCCCCGTCGGGAGGAGGTGAGTGAGCTGTTCCAGCTGGATCCGGCCGATCAGCAACTGTTGTGGCGAGAGGCGACGGCCCTGGCGGAAATAGTCAAAGACACCTTTGGCGCGGACAAGATGAATGTGGCAACACTGGGCAATGTCGTGAGCCAGCTGCATGTGCATGTGATCGCTCGGCGTCGGGGCGACACGGCCTGGCCGGCTCCGGTCTGGGGCTTTCAGGCCGCCAAGCCTTACAGCGAAGCGCAGCTAGCCGCAATCAAGCAGAAGTTGAAGCTCGTGCTCACCGATGGCTTTCAGTTCGAGGGGGGTAACTAATGGACCTGGAGCAACGCATCACCGATTTGGAAGCGCGCCTGGCTTTTCAGGACGACACTATCCAGACCCTCAATGATGTGCTGGTCGCACAACAGCGCACAGTCGACAGACTGCAGGCGCAGCTAGGTATGCTCGCAAGGCGGCAGGAAGATCTGCAAAGCAGGGTGGAGGGGGAGGGAGACGAAGCGCCCCCGCCCCATTATTGACAGGGCGGCGGCGTTATAACAGCAGCGTGCGCTGGCGCCCTTCCTGAGCTGTCAGTGGCCCGGCTGGTCGGCGACTACGTCTTCAGCCTGAAGGCCTTTGTCGCGCATCATGATTGTGAATTCGACGCGTTGGCCTTCGACCAGTATCCGGTGGCCTTCGCCTCGAATTGCCCGGAAGTGGACAAAGACGTCGTCGCCACTGTCACGGGAAATGAAACCGAAACCCTTTGAAGTATTGAACCACTTGACGGTGCCAGTCTCGCGTCCTGCTGTCGGAGCAGTGGCGTGACTGGGCTGGGCTTTGCGGATTTTGCCAGAGCCGCGGTTGGAACTGCTCACGCTTGGGGCTTTGGTTTGGCTTGTTGCCAATTGCAGCAGTACGGCGATAAAGGCGAGCATGAGACTGGCCAGGGTTGCCGGCTGGCCCGCGACGCTGGCGACTGGAATCAATACGATGGCAGTCTGGATGGCGACTGAAGCGATTAGCAGTGCGGATGCGCCGAATAAAAGCGGACGGGCATGACCGTTGGTGTTCAGTTGAGTTGAGGCGGCGAACTGCACGTTCAGCAAGCCCAGAAGCAGCAGGCACAACGCTGCTGGCTGAATCAGCAGAGGCATGGCGCCGGTCAAGCTGGGTACGAAGGATAACAACAGGGCGGCTACGCCCGTTAATACATGAAGGATCTTAAGCATTCTTATGACTCGCAGTTAAATAGCACGACAGAAAACGGCAGGCTTTCGGGCAAGTGGAGACGCTGAGCGTAAGTTCGGCGATCGCTCATATTTGATGGTGCCCGGCCTACGGCGCGCGCGAATTTAACAGTAAAGAGTGGCGTCGCTCAATTCGATAAGGTTGAGGTTGGCGATTGAGCGAGGGTGAGATGGGTCGTGTTGAGCTTTCCAGCGTTCGGTTTGCCTTGGAGGGGTTTCGGCGGGATAACCGCTCATGCGGCTATCCCGGTTGCAAGCGGGTACGCTTGCTAGCGATCAGGCAGCCAGCAGGCTGCGCAGCATCCAGGCGGTTTTTTCGTGAATCTGCATGCGCTGAGTCAGTAGGTCAGCAGTAGGCTCGTCGCTTACCTTTTCCAGTAGCGGGAAAATGCCACGTGCCGTGCGGACTACGGCTTCCTGGCCTTCAACCAGGAGTTTGATCATCTCTTCAGCAGCCGGTATGCCCTCTTGCTCCTTGATTGAAGAGAGCTTCGAATAGGCCGCGTAAGTGCCAGGAGCCGGAAAGCCCAGTGCGCGGATCCGCTCGGCAATGTCATCCACAGCCAGTGCCAGCTCGGTGTACTGAGTCTCGAACATCGTGTGGAGGGTATTGAACATCGGCCCTGTCACGTTCCAGTGGAAGTTGTGGGTCTTCAGGTACAGCGTGTAGGTGTCGGCCAGCAGGCGGGACAAACCCTCCGCAATAGCGGCGCGATCCTGTTCGGCAATACCAATGTCGATTTCCATGGTTTTCTCCCGTTTGGTGAATTCGCTGACATTTATGCCAGAAAAAGAGTGTCTTTGGTGAAGTGCTGCGATGGCAGCGGCGGTGTATGGGTTCGAAGGCTCAAAGACGGCTTCGGTTCAAATTGGATGGTTATTGGCATGATTGCCTGACCCTATCGGCAGCCGGCTGCGTTGAGATGATTATGCAGATATAATCCCGCGCTTGTGTCGGGCGGCTCGTTTTGCCGTGCGAGGAAGCGCTGCGGTGCTGGTGCTTGAT encodes:
- a CDS encoding HIT domain-containing protein, translated to MFVLDERLQQDSVTLGDFPLCRLLLMNDASYPWFILVPRREEVSELFQLDPADQQLLWREATALAEIVKDTFGADKMNVATLGNVVSQLHVHVIARRRGDTAWPAPVWGFQAAKPYSEAQLAAIKQKLKLVLTDGFQFEGGN
- a CDS encoding cold-shock protein translates to MLKILHVLTGVAALLLSFVPSLTGAMPLLIQPAALCLLLLGLLNVQFAASTQLNTNGHARPLLFGASALLIASVAIQTAIVLIPVASVAGQPATLASLMLAFIAVLLQLATSQTKAPSVSSSNRGSGKIRKAQPSHATAPTAGRETGTVKWFNTSKGFGFISRDSGDDVFVHFRAIRGEGHRILVEGQRVEFTIMMRDKGLQAEDVVADQPGH
- a CDS encoding DNA starvation/stationary phase protection protein: MEIDIGIAEQDRAAIAEGLSRLLADTYTLYLKTHNFHWNVTGPMFNTLHTMFETQYTELALAVDDIAERIRALGFPAPGTYAAYSKLSSIKEQEGIPAAEEMIKLLVEGQEAVVRTARGIFPLLEKVSDEPTADLLTQRMQIHEKTAWMLRSLLAA